TTGGTTGATTTAGCATAGTAGTATAACAACCAAACCTATGGCAATTGTTTTAATATAGGAATTGATTTATTTTCAGCTATACATTTACACCAAAAATATAGCCTACAAATGCTGAAAGTCCCATTGCGATGGTTCCCCAGATTACAATTCTTACGATGGCTTTAGAAATGCTAGAACCTCCAGTTTTCGCGGAGACAGCACCTAATATTATCAGTGAGATTATGGTGAAGCCGTACAAGTAGTACTCCATATTTTCAATTGGGGCAAACAGAACGACCAAAAGTGGAAGGATTCCACCAACGGTAAATGCTCCTCCGGAAGCTAACGCTGCTTGTATGGGATTGGCTTGATTGGTATCTGTTATTTCCAGTTCATCTCTAACATGTGCTGCCAATGGGTCATGCTCGGTCAGCTCTTTGGCTACTAACATTGCAGTTTCCTTTTTCAATCCCCTTTGTTCATAGATCTGTGCTAGCATCTGCATTTCCATTTCTGGCATTTCTTTGAGTTCTTTAGCTTCCCTTTTGATATCTGCTTTTTCAATATCAGTTTGGGAACTGACAGAAACATATTCACCTGCAGCCATTGACAATGCACCTGCTACTAAACTTGCAATGGTAGCGAGCAGAATAGGGTCACGGGTAGTACTTG
The Sphingobacterium daejeonense genome window above contains:
- a CDS encoding VIT1/CCC1 transporter family protein — encoded protein: MPTIDTYLENHYIHRSNWLRAAVLGANDGIISVSSLAIGIATASTTRDPILLATIASLVAGALSMAAGEYVSVSSQTDIEKADIKREAKELKEMPEMEMQMLAQIYEQRGLKKETAMLVAKELTEHDPLAAHVRDELEITDTNQANPIQAALASGGAFTVGGILPLLVVLFAPIENMEYYLYGFTIISLIILGAVSAKTGGSSISKAIVRIVIWGTIAMGLSAFVGYIFGVNV